A portion of the Andreesenia angusta genome contains these proteins:
- a CDS encoding copper amine oxidase N-terminal domain-containing protein: MNKFLVLTLITSILTICSSGSNAEPDFVYRDISLVSGDVNGDGRSETVRLAGEIDRNKYDIDSYDSFEYEFLEFVNTRLFIEDYRGVILHSMAVPQGLFEKLVLADFDNNGSKDILFTFHDPDYPNIDHKVLSFKDNMLSELFNGELGHNGLDSTKYISLAVKDKYGISLKSPISSLNVNTVLSKQNRHMYDKFYNSDGSLIDGNLVYMSYPYLSEVELVRSGSALLEFSKLKSHIGEEILSLQTTYTWKNNKWIPTSITAIPLNYSINVKLNDRYLFFDSEPVVVSNRTLVPMRAIFEALGADISWDQNTSTVSAYKNGVSVKVKLDEKTAYINNTRFELDVPPIAVDERTMVPVRFVSEALGAEVTWDEVKYEVVIKK, translated from the coding sequence ATGAACAAATTTCTAGTCTTAACTTTAATCACATCGATTTTAACTATATGTTCAAGTGGCTCGAATGCAGAGCCTGACTTCGTATACAGAGATATATCGTTGGTAAGCGGTGACGTAAATGGCGACGGCAGGTCTGAAACTGTAAGGCTGGCTGGAGAGATAGATAGAAACAAGTACGATATAGATAGCTACGATTCTTTCGAATATGAATTTTTGGAGTTTGTAAATACAAGGCTTTTTATAGAAGACTACAGGGGAGTCATTCTCCACTCTATGGCCGTTCCTCAAGGATTGTTCGAGAAGCTGGTTCTCGCCGACTTCGACAACAATGGCTCTAAGGACATCCTCTTTACTTTTCACGATCCAGACTACCCTAACATAGACCACAAGGTGCTGTCTTTCAAAGACAATATGCTTTCCGAGCTCTTTAACGGAGAGCTCGGGCACAACGGACTGGACTCCACAAAGTACATAAGTCTCGCGGTTAAAGACAAGTATGGAATTTCTCTAAAGTCCCCAATTTCAAGTCTGAACGTCAACACAGTGCTTTCAAAGCAAAACAGACATATGTACGATAAGTTTTACAACAGCGACGGCAGCCTTATAGACGGCAACCTAGTCTACATGAGTTACCCGTATCTCTCTGAAGTCGAACTTGTGCGGTCAGGTTCAGCTCTTCTGGAGTTTTCCAAGCTTAAGTCTCATATTGGAGAGGAGATACTGTCTCTTCAGACTACATATACTTGGAAAAATAACAAGTGGATTCCGACATCCATTACGGCCATCCCTCTTAACTACAGCATAAATGTAAAGCTAAACGACAGATACCTCTTCTTCGACTCAGAGCCTGTAGTGGTGAGCAACAGAACTCTTGTCCCGATGAGAGCCATATTTGAAGCTCTAGGAGCCGATATCTCCTGGGACCAAAATACAAGCACGGTTTCGGCCTATAAGAATGGCGTGTCTGTGAAGGTCAAGCTTGACGAGAAGACAGCGTATATAAACAACACTCGCTTTGAACTAGATGTTCCTCCTATTGCAGTTGACGAGAGGACTATGGTCCCCGTGAGGTTTGTGTCAGAGGCCCTGGGTGCGGAGGTCACTTGGGATGAAGTCAAATATGAAGTAGTTATAAAGAAATAG
- a CDS encoding Lon protease family protein — MLDKDRIEKYRVDIDNLENGCNKIELDFGTTEELETSNEIIGQERAAKAIDFGLGVRKKGYNIFVMGHSGTGRNSYVKFITGEKAKGEHKPSDWVYVYNFKTPHMPIALELEPGTGKKFGKQVENIINILKKELGSIFLSKDYENDRNNLIHDYEEEYDKVVNTINEIAEKYGFKFDRLEDDRVVSIPVKNGRPMNEAQIKRLRQEELDELKENNNQLSLETVELFNKLRLLREELQEKLDRLDKSTANKLVKFHIEKVKQKYKSENVQKYLTSLEEDISENVGNIKKAMESGKGNIFEMMQSRIDETFFKRYEVNHFLEDREGSGSPVVFESNPTYYNLIGSIEYTNEMGVMKTDFTQIKPGAIHMANGGYLILQAKELLSNPFAWQALKRSLLTDEINIESLERQYGYVVTSTLKPQPIPLDLKVIIIGDAYTYYLLYTYDEDFKKLFKVLAEFDVEMSRDPENIEKMGKFIATHCQREKLKHFEKPAVCKIIEYSSRLAEGQKKLSSRFNQIVELIHEADYWAEKSGAPFVSEDHVIKALEEKVFRNNLYEEKILEMFEDEDYVLDVYGEKVGEINGLAVTGTGEYSFGKPSKITVSTYVGKSGIVNIEREAKTSGKIHDKGVMIISGYLGEKYAHDKPLALNANVVFEQLYSGVEGDSASSTELYAILSSISGVPIKQYIAVTGSVNQRGQIQPIGGVNEKIEGFYKVCKLKGLTGQQGVMIPHQNVKNLMLDDEVKAAINRGEFSIYSVKTIDEGIEILMGMEAEDVHSLVNKKLEDTLKKLKSLNSDSSEKSEK; from the coding sequence TTGTTGGATAAAGATCGCATAGAAAAGTACAGAGTTGATATAGACAATCTGGAAAATGGATGCAACAAGATAGAGCTGGATTTTGGGACTACAGAAGAGCTGGAGACTAGCAACGAGATAATAGGCCAGGAAAGGGCGGCCAAGGCCATAGACTTCGGGCTTGGAGTGAGAAAGAAAGGCTACAACATATTTGTGATGGGGCATAGCGGGACGGGCAGGAACAGCTATGTGAAGTTTATAACTGGAGAGAAAGCCAAAGGGGAACACAAGCCGTCGGACTGGGTATACGTATACAACTTCAAGACACCGCATATGCCTATTGCGCTTGAGCTGGAGCCTGGAACTGGAAAAAAATTCGGCAAGCAAGTGGAGAATATAATAAACATACTGAAAAAAGAGCTAGGGAGCATATTCCTGAGCAAGGACTACGAAAATGACAGAAACAATCTGATTCACGACTATGAAGAAGAATATGACAAGGTGGTCAACACCATAAACGAAATAGCTGAAAAGTATGGATTTAAGTTTGACAGGCTAGAGGATGACAGGGTCGTGAGCATTCCAGTAAAGAATGGAAGGCCGATGAACGAAGCCCAGATAAAGAGACTGAGGCAGGAGGAGCTAGACGAGCTGAAGGAGAACAACAACCAGCTGAGTTTAGAGACTGTGGAGCTTTTCAACAAGCTGAGGCTGCTGAGAGAGGAGCTTCAAGAGAAGCTGGACAGGCTAGATAAGTCGACGGCGAACAAGCTTGTGAAGTTTCATATAGAGAAAGTGAAGCAAAAATACAAGAGTGAGAATGTACAGAAATACCTGACTTCTCTGGAAGAGGATATATCCGAGAACGTGGGAAACATAAAGAAAGCCATGGAATCTGGAAAAGGGAATATATTCGAGATGATGCAGTCTAGAATAGACGAGACTTTTTTTAAGAGGTATGAAGTAAACCATTTTCTAGAAGACAGAGAGGGAAGCGGTTCGCCAGTTGTGTTCGAGTCGAATCCGACTTACTACAACCTCATAGGGTCAATAGAGTATACGAATGAGATGGGCGTTATGAAGACTGATTTCACCCAGATAAAGCCTGGCGCAATACATATGGCCAACGGGGGCTATCTAATACTTCAGGCCAAAGAGCTGCTTTCCAATCCGTTTGCTTGGCAGGCGCTCAAGAGGTCGCTTTTGACAGACGAGATAAACATAGAGTCTCTGGAGAGGCAGTACGGCTATGTAGTGACTTCGACGCTCAAGCCGCAGCCCATACCTCTCGATCTTAAAGTCATAATAATAGGAGATGCATATACCTACTACCTTCTATACACATATGACGAGGATTTCAAGAAGCTCTTTAAAGTGCTTGCTGAGTTTGACGTTGAGATGAGCAGAGACCCTGAGAATATAGAGAAGATGGGCAAGTTTATAGCGACTCACTGCCAGAGGGAGAAGCTCAAGCACTTCGAGAAGCCAGCAGTTTGCAAGATAATAGAGTACAGCTCAAGGCTTGCAGAAGGCCAGAAGAAACTAAGTTCGAGATTTAACCAGATAGTGGAATTGATACATGAAGCCGACTACTGGGCAGAGAAGAGCGGAGCGCCTTTCGTCAGCGAGGACCATGTCATAAAAGCCCTCGAAGAAAAAGTTTTTAGAAACAATCTCTATGAGGAGAAGATACTAGAGATGTTTGAAGACGAGGACTATGTACTAGATGTATACGGAGAGAAAGTAGGGGAGATAAACGGGCTAGCTGTTACAGGCACAGGCGAGTACAGCTTCGGAAAGCCGAGCAAGATAACTGTATCCACCTATGTCGGAAAGTCTGGAATCGTAAATATAGAGAGAGAAGCCAAAACAAGCGGAAAGATACATGACAAGGGAGTCATGATAATAAGCGGATACCTTGGGGAGAAGTATGCCCACGACAAGCCGCTCGCTCTGAACGCAAACGTGGTGTTCGAGCAGCTTTACTCTGGGGTAGAAGGCGACAGTGCCTCAAGCACCGAGCTATATGCAATACTCTCTAGCATCTCAGGAGTTCCTATAAAGCAGTATATAGCCGTTACAGGCTCAGTGAACCAGAGAGGGCAGATACAGCCTATAGGAGGAGTGAACGAGAAGATAGAGGGATTCTACAAGGTCTGCAAGCTGAAAGGGCTTACAGGACAGCAGGGTGTCATGATTCCACATCAGAACGTAAAGAACCTTATGCTAGACGATGAAGTGAAAGCGGCTATAAACAGGGGAGAGTTCAGCATATACTCCGTAAAGACTATAGACGAGGGGATAGAGATACTGATGGGCATGGAGGCAGAAGATGTCCACAGCCTTGTAAACAAGAAGCTAGAAGACACTCTCAAAAAACTAAAGAGCTTGAATTCAGACTCCAGTGAAAAGTCAGAAAAATAA
- a CDS encoding phytoene/squalene synthase family protein, producing MKDLTLEADYEYCRNIIMENSKTFYKAFSKLPERKRNAIYSVYAYCRTSDDIIDEENDLDKLMEYREELRLFQEGKEKDSPIWRTLRDVFQNYEMSIEPFYDMLEGQYRDAHFKNIETESELDSYCYYVAGTVGLMVIPILSEKHHAELRETAVMLGKAMQITNILRDVGEDNRKGRIYLSKEKLDKHGYSEEELKSGIIDSRFIALWEDYAGEAENLYEAVKSKYHLFDSDSLRPVKLASEYYRAILDGVRKNKYDCFSKRAYVSDFRKLRMALKIAIGR from the coding sequence GTGAAAGATTTGACACTAGAGGCCGACTACGAGTACTGCAGAAATATAATAATGGAAAACTCAAAAACTTTCTACAAGGCTTTTTCCAAGCTGCCTGAGAGAAAGAGAAATGCCATATACTCAGTATATGCATACTGCAGAACCAGCGATGACATAATAGACGAAGAAAACGACTTAGACAAGCTTATGGAGTACAGAGAAGAGCTTAGACTGTTCCAAGAGGGAAAAGAGAAGGACAGCCCCATCTGGAGGACGCTTAGAGATGTGTTTCAAAACTACGAGATGAGCATAGAGCCTTTTTACGACATGCTTGAGGGGCAGTATCGAGATGCGCACTTCAAGAACATAGAGACAGAGTCAGAGCTGGACAGCTACTGCTACTATGTAGCTGGAACAGTAGGGCTCATGGTGATACCTATACTCTCAGAAAAACACCACGCTGAGCTTAGAGAAACGGCCGTAATGCTTGGGAAAGCCATGCAGATAACCAATATACTCAGAGACGTAGGAGAGGACAACAGAAAGGGTAGGATATACCTCTCCAAGGAGAAGCTAGATAAGCACGGCTACTCGGAGGAAGAGCTGAAGTCCGGGATTATAGACAGCAGGTTTATAGCTCTTTGGGAGGACTACGCAGGAGAGGCGGAGAATCTATATGAAGCTGTAAAGTCAAAATACCACCTCTTTGACTCAGACAGCTTGAGGCCCGTAAAGCTGGCATCTGAATACTACAGAGCTATACTCGACGGGGTGAGGAAAAACAAATACGACTGCTTCAGCAAGAGGGCTTATGTAAGTGACTTCAGGAAGCTGAGAATGGCACTAAAAATAGCGATAGGAAGATAA